A stretch of the Azorhizobium caulinodans ORS 571 genome encodes the following:
- the fabZ gene encoding 3-hydroxyacyl-ACP dehydratase FabZ, whose product MSEETKADETKVLDSIDILRILALLPHRYPFLMVDRIEAIDSDLSCVGYKNVTANEPHFQGHFPNNPVMPGVLIIEGMAQTAGAICIHAKGADRKPSLVYFMTIDEAKFRRPVRPGDVLEYHMTRLNKRRNMWWYRGEARVGGEIVAEARVGAMIAEE is encoded by the coding sequence ATGAGCGAAGAAACCAAGGCGGACGAGACGAAGGTTCTGGACAGCATCGACATCCTGCGCATCCTGGCGCTCCTGCCGCATCGCTATCCGTTCCTGATGGTGGACCGGATCGAGGCGATCGACAGCGATCTGTCCTGCGTCGGCTACAAGAACGTGACGGCCAACGAGCCGCACTTCCAGGGTCACTTCCCGAACAATCCGGTCATGCCGGGCGTGCTCATCATCGAGGGCATGGCCCAGACGGCGGGTGCCATCTGCATCCATGCCAAGGGCGCCGACCGCAAGCCTTCGCTGGTCTATTTCATGACCATCGACGAGGCGAAGTTCCGTCGCCCGGTCCGCCCCGGCGACGTGCTCGAATATCACATGACCCGCCTCAACAAGCGCCGCAACATGTGGTGGTACCGCGGCGAAGCCCGGGTGGGCGGAGAAATCGTGGCGGAGGCGCGTGTTGGCGCCATGATCGCCGAGGAGTGA
- the lpxA gene encoding acyl-ACP--UDP-N-acetylglucosamine O-acyltransferase, whose amino-acid sequence MALIDPTARVADGAWLADDVEVGPYCIVGPDVTLEDGVRLHAHVNVQGVTTLGARTQVYPFASLGTPPQSVHYKGEKTSLVVGTDCQIREHVTMNTGTASGRGVTRVGNNCMLMTAAHVAHDCLVGDNVIFANNATLGGHVEVGDNVFLGGLSAVHQFVRIGAQVMIGGVTGVREDVIPFGYAIGQNANLVGLNVVGMKRRGFSKSELHAARAAYRDLFFGEGTFAERLAGLRERQDASPFIKALVSFVDAGGKRALCHPSRGVVAQED is encoded by the coding sequence GTGGCCCTGATCGACCCGACTGCCCGCGTTGCCGATGGCGCGTGGCTCGCCGATGATGTGGAAGTTGGACCCTACTGCATCGTCGGCCCCGATGTGACCCTTGAGGACGGCGTGCGCCTCCACGCGCACGTGAACGTGCAGGGCGTGACCACGCTGGGCGCCCGCACGCAGGTCTATCCCTTCGCCTCGCTCGGCACGCCGCCGCAGTCGGTGCATTACAAGGGCGAGAAGACCAGCCTCGTGGTTGGCACCGACTGCCAGATCCGCGAGCACGTGACCATGAACACGGGCACGGCGAGCGGCCGCGGCGTCACCCGCGTCGGCAACAACTGCATGCTCATGACGGCCGCCCATGTCGCCCACGACTGCCTGGTCGGAGACAACGTGATCTTCGCCAACAATGCGACGCTCGGCGGCCATGTGGAGGTGGGCGACAACGTCTTCCTCGGCGGCCTCAGCGCGGTGCATCAGTTCGTGCGCATCGGCGCGCAGGTGATGATCGGCGGTGTCACCGGCGTGCGCGAGGATGTCATCCCCTTCGGCTACGCCATCGGCCAGAACGCCAATCTGGTTGGCCTCAATGTGGTGGGCATGAAGCGGCGCGGCTTCTCCAAGTCGGAACTGCACGCCGCCCGTGCCGCCTATCGTGATCTCTTCTTCGGCGAAGGCACGTTTGCCGAGCGGCTCGCCGGCCTGCGGGAGCGGCAGGACGCCTCACCCTTCATCAAGGCGCTGGTCTCCTTCGTGGATGCGGGCGGCAAGCGCGCCCTCTGCCATCCCTCGCGTGGGGTGGTGGCGCAGGAGGACTGA
- a CDS encoding LpxI family protein, giving the protein MTVAPAISPPALPGDGPVGIVAGGGAFPAAVAEAVRAQGREVYLGLLQGFADPSLERYPHFWFKVGSLGTATTRLKAQGVKELVMVGTLTRPRVRDLGLDWTMLRLLPRIAALFRGGDNHLLSGVVELVAAQGFAMRGAHEVAPSLLLPEGVLGAIAPRPVDLDDIRLGLSLIASLGAFDVGQAVIVVNGFVVAVEAAEGTDEMLTRYKTMREKGRLRFGKGQGVLVKAPKPQQDRRVDLPSLGPRTVQRAAEAGLAGIAFEAGGAIVPDAEHLVAEADKAGLFVVGVRPQVAS; this is encoded by the coding sequence ATGACCGTGGCGCCCGCCATATCCCCTCCTGCTTTGCCCGGCGACGGGCCGGTAGGCATCGTGGCGGGCGGCGGCGCCTTTCCGGCGGCGGTGGCCGAGGCCGTGCGGGCGCAGGGCCGGGAGGTCTATCTCGGCCTGCTCCAGGGCTTTGCGGACCCTTCGCTGGAGCGCTATCCGCATTTCTGGTTCAAGGTCGGCTCGCTCGGCACCGCCACCACCCGCCTCAAGGCGCAGGGGGTGAAGGAACTGGTGATGGTGGGCACGCTGACGCGCCCGCGCGTGCGCGATCTCGGCCTCGACTGGACCATGCTGCGGCTTCTGCCGCGCATCGCCGCGCTGTTCCGCGGCGGCGACAACCATCTGCTCTCCGGCGTCGTCGAACTGGTGGCCGCCCAGGGCTTTGCCATGCGCGGTGCCCATGAGGTGGCCCCGAGCCTGCTGCTGCCGGAAGGCGTGCTTGGCGCCATCGCGCCCCGCCCGGTCGATCTCGACGACATCCGCCTCGGTCTGTCCCTCATCGCCTCGCTCGGCGCCTTCGACGTGGGGCAGGCGGTGATCGTGGTGAACGGCTTCGTGGTGGCGGTGGAAGCGGCGGAAGGCACGGACGAGATGCTCACCCGCTACAAGACCATGCGCGAGAAGGGGCGCCTGCGCTTCGGCAAGGGGCAGGGCGTGCTGGTGAAGGCACCCAAGCCGCAGCAGGACCGGCGCGTGGACCTGCCCTCCCTCGGCCCGCGGACCGTGCAGCGCGCCGCGGAGGCGGGTCTCGCCGGCATCGCCTTCGAGGCGGGCGGGGCCATCGTGCCGGATGCCGAGCATCTGGTGGCGGAGGCCGACAAGGCCGGTCTCTTCGTGGTCGGCGTGCGCCCGCAGGTGGCATCATGA
- the lpxB gene encoding lipid-A-disaccharide synthase, with the protein MSAPGKPLDIFVVAGEESGDVLGGALLAALKVQAPQGVTFRGIGGTRMAGQGLKSLFPMDDLTAIGFGAVLSKLRTILKRLKETVEAICAAPPDVLVLIDAPDFTHRVAAKVRKRRPDIPIVKYVSPTVWAWRSGRAKAMRPYTDRLLALLPFEPEVHERLGGPVTDYVGHPLLEHLEDLRPSAEEVVRRASDPPLVLALPGSRRAELERLGAIFGEALGRVAVERPIEVVLPTLPRLVPKVLAMVASWPVPVRIVTDAGEKHAVFRQARAALAASGTVTLELGLAGVPTVAAYKLSEWEAKIAPHVLHLTTVILANLVIGENVVPEFLQKDCTPEKLSAALLETLAEGPARTRQLEGFAKLDTIMGADDAPPSQRAAAVVLEAAAARRH; encoded by the coding sequence ATGAGTGCGCCCGGCAAGCCGCTCGACATCTTCGTCGTCGCCGGCGAGGAATCGGGCGATGTGCTGGGCGGTGCGCTGCTGGCGGCTTTGAAGGTGCAGGCGCCGCAGGGCGTCACCTTCCGCGGCATTGGCGGCACGCGCATGGCGGGGCAGGGGCTCAAGAGCCTCTTCCCCATGGACGATCTCACCGCCATCGGCTTCGGTGCCGTGCTCTCCAAGCTGCGCACCATCCTGAAGCGGCTGAAGGAGACGGTGGAGGCCATCTGCGCCGCACCGCCGGACGTGCTGGTGCTGATCGACGCGCCGGATTTCACCCATCGCGTCGCAGCCAAGGTGCGCAAGCGCCGGCCGGACATTCCCATCGTCAAATATGTCTCGCCCACGGTCTGGGCGTGGCGCTCCGGCCGTGCGAAGGCCATGCGGCCCTATACGGACCGCTTGCTGGCGCTGCTGCCCTTCGAACCGGAGGTGCATGAGCGCCTCGGCGGGCCCGTGACCGACTATGTGGGGCATCCGCTGCTGGAGCATCTGGAGGACCTGCGCCCCTCCGCCGAGGAGGTGGTCCGCCGCGCTTCCGATCCGCCGCTGGTGCTCGCCTTGCCGGGCAGCCGGCGGGCCGAACTGGAGCGGCTCGGTGCCATCTTCGGGGAGGCGCTGGGCCGTGTGGCCGTTGAGCGGCCCATCGAGGTGGTGCTGCCCACCTTGCCGCGTCTGGTGCCCAAGGTTCTGGCCATGGTCGCGAGTTGGCCGGTGCCGGTGCGCATCGTCACCGATGCGGGCGAGAAGCATGCCGTCTTCCGGCAGGCGCGCGCGGCGCTTGCCGCCTCGGGCACCGTGACGCTGGAACTCGGCCTTGCGGGCGTGCCCACCGTTGCGGCCTACAAGCTGTCCGAATGGGAGGCCAAGATCGCCCCCCACGTGCTGCACCTCACCACGGTGATCCTCGCCAATCTGGTGATCGGCGAGAACGTGGTGCCCGAATTCCTCCAGAAGGACTGCACGCCGGAGAAGCTGTCGGCGGCGCTCCTCGAGACGCTGGCCGAGGGCCCCGCTCGCACCCGCCAGCTCGAGGGCTTCGCGAAGCTCGACACCATCATGGGTGCCGACGACGCCCCGCCCTCCCAGCGGGCGGCGGCTGTAGTGCTCGAGGCAGCGGCTGCGCGCCGGCACTGA
- a CDS encoding LysR substrate-binding domain-containing protein has product MADLNDYAFFAEVVRHGGFAPAGRALHTPKSKLSRRVAALEARLGVRLIERSSRRFRVTEVGEAFYGRCRALLEEAEQAEALVAQARSEPRGLVRFSCPTGLVEVLSPGLPAFLSRHPKVRMQLIAADRPVDLIAERIDVALRVRVDLTTDASLTMRTLGRSRRILVAAPALAGRVPGADIASLNDLPTLGSNDEIGETVWDLVGPDGASHSLRHEPRLSCVDFAALREAAAAGLGVALLPDHICRTDLASGRLVRVFPGWGGQMGIVHIVFTTRRGLTPAVRALIDHLAATFNRLKLDE; this is encoded by the coding sequence ATGGCGGATCTCAACGACTACGCCTTCTTTGCCGAGGTGGTGAGGCACGGCGGCTTCGCCCCCGCCGGCAGGGCGCTTCATACCCCCAAGTCCAAGCTCAGCCGCCGGGTGGCGGCGCTGGAGGCGCGGCTCGGCGTCCGCCTCATCGAGCGCTCCTCCCGGCGCTTTCGGGTGACGGAGGTGGGGGAGGCCTTCTATGGACGCTGCCGGGCGCTGCTGGAGGAAGCGGAGCAGGCGGAAGCGCTGGTCGCGCAGGCGCGGAGCGAACCTCGCGGGCTCGTCCGCTTCAGTTGCCCCACGGGCCTTGTGGAAGTGCTGTCGCCCGGCCTCCCCGCCTTCCTGTCCCGCCATCCCAAGGTCCGGATGCAGTTGATCGCGGCAGACCGGCCGGTGGATCTCATCGCCGAGCGCATCGACGTGGCCCTGCGGGTGCGGGTGGACCTCACCACCGACGCCTCACTCACCATGCGCACGCTGGGCCGCTCACGCCGCATTCTCGTCGCCGCCCCGGCACTTGCGGGAAGGGTGCCGGGTGCCGACATCGCGAGCCTGAACGACCTGCCGACGCTGGGTTCCAACGATGAAATCGGCGAGACGGTCTGGGATCTCGTGGGTCCGGATGGCGCCAGCCACAGCCTGCGGCACGAGCCGCGCCTCAGCTGCGTGGACTTTGCCGCGCTGCGCGAGGCGGCAGCCGCCGGTCTCGGCGTTGCCCTTCTGCCCGATCACATCTGCCGTACCGACCTTGCCAGCGGCCGGCTGGTCAGGGTCTTTCCGGGCTGGGGCGGGCAGATGGGCATCGTGCACATCGTCTTTACAACGCGCCGGGGCCTGACGCCCGCCGTGCGCGCGCTCATCGACCACCTCGCCGCCACCTTCAACCGGCTGAAACTGGACGAGTGA
- a CDS encoding SDR family NAD(P)-dependent oxidoreductase codes for MTTFQNKVVVVTGGTSGIGLATAKAFSAAGASVFITGRRQEALDAAVKAIGGQVTGVRGDMSKLADIDRLYDAVQQRHAQIDVLFANAGGGGFAPLGAIDETHFDETFATNVKGVLFTVQKALPLLKDGGAVVLTGSTAGASGTPAFSVYGATKAAVRSFARNWVLDLKDRHIRVNVVSPGPIDTAGLNELFGGGAEADGVKAGLVGAIPSGRVGQPEEVAQAVLFLASDAASFINGAELFVDGGMTQI; via the coding sequence ATGACGACGTTCCAGAACAAGGTGGTGGTGGTCACCGGCGGCACCAGCGGCATCGGCCTTGCGACCGCGAAGGCGTTTTCCGCCGCCGGCGCGTCCGTCTTCATCACCGGCCGCCGGCAGGAGGCGCTCGATGCCGCCGTGAAGGCAATCGGCGGGCAAGTGACGGGCGTGCGCGGCGACATGTCGAAGCTGGCCGATATCGACCGCCTCTATGACGCAGTCCAGCAGCGCCACGCGCAGATCGACGTGCTGTTCGCCAATGCCGGCGGCGGCGGATTTGCGCCGCTCGGCGCCATCGACGAAACCCACTTCGACGAGACCTTCGCGACGAACGTGAAGGGCGTGCTCTTCACGGTGCAGAAGGCGCTCCCGCTGCTGAAGGACGGGGGCGCGGTCGTCCTGACCGGCTCGACCGCAGGCGCCTCGGGCACCCCGGCCTTCAGCGTCTACGGCGCCACCAAGGCGGCGGTGCGCAGCTTCGCCCGCAATTGGGTCCTCGACCTGAAGGATCGGCACATCCGGGTAAATGTGGTGAGCCCCGGTCCGATCGACACGGCTGGCCTCAACGAACTGTTCGGCGGCGGAGCTGAGGCGGACGGGGTGAAGGCGGGCCTGGTCGGTGCCATTCCGTCCGGTCGCGTGGGCCAGCCGGAGGAGGTGGCGCAGGCCGTCCTGTTCCTCGCTTCTGACGCGGCGAGCTTCATCAATGGCGCCGAACTGTTCGTCGATGGCGGCATGACGCAGATCTGA
- the gltA gene encoding citrate synthase, which translates to MDATNNATAAKLTVGDKSWEFPIKKGTIGPDVVDISKLYGQSGMFTYDPGFTSTASCESQITYIDGDEGVLLYRGFPIEQLAEGGDFLETCYLLLYGELPTAAQKADFDHSVTRHTMVHDQMNRFFNGFRRDAHPMAIMVACVGALSAFYHDSTDISDPQQRLIASIRMIAKMPTLAAMAYKYSIGQPFVYPKNDLDYASNFLNMCFAVPCEDYKVSPTLARALDKIFILHADHEQNASTSTVRLAGSSGANPFACIAAGIACLWGPAHGGANEAALKMLTEIGTPDRIPEFVNKAKDKNDPFRLMGFGHRVYKNYDPRAKIMQQTCHEVLTELGIKDDPLLDVAVELERVALHDEYFIEKKLYPNIDFYSGITLKAMGFPTTMFTVLFALARTVGWIGQWKEMIEDPSQRIGRPRQLYTGAARRDYVAMSKRK; encoded by the coding sequence ATGGACGCCACCAACAACGCCACCGCGGCCAAGCTGACAGTGGGCGACAAGAGCTGGGAATTCCCCATCAAGAAAGGAACCATCGGGCCTGACGTGGTGGATATCTCCAAGCTCTACGGCCAGAGCGGGATGTTCACCTACGATCCGGGCTTCACGTCCACCGCGTCCTGCGAGAGCCAGATCACCTATATCGACGGCGACGAAGGCGTTCTCCTCTATCGCGGCTTCCCCATCGAGCAGCTCGCCGAGGGCGGTGACTTCCTCGAGACCTGCTACCTGCTGCTGTACGGCGAACTGCCGACCGCCGCCCAGAAGGCGGACTTCGATCACTCCGTGACCCGTCACACGATGGTTCACGACCAGATGAACCGCTTCTTCAACGGCTTCCGCCGCGACGCGCACCCCATGGCGATCATGGTGGCCTGCGTCGGCGCGCTCTCGGCCTTCTATCACGACTCCACCGACATCTCCGATCCGCAGCAGCGCCTCATCGCGTCCATCCGCATGATCGCGAAGATGCCGACGCTGGCGGCGATGGCTTACAAGTATTCGATCGGTCAGCCCTTCGTGTATCCGAAGAACGACCTCGACTACGCCTCCAACTTCCTCAACATGTGCTTCGCGGTCCCCTGCGAGGATTACAAGGTGAGCCCGACGCTCGCCCGTGCGCTGGACAAGATCTTCATCCTGCACGCGGACCACGAGCAGAACGCTTCCACCTCGACGGTGCGTCTCGCCGGCTCGTCCGGCGCCAACCCGTTCGCCTGTATCGCCGCCGGCATCGCCTGCCTGTGGGGTCCGGCGCACGGCGGCGCCAATGAAGCCGCCCTCAAGATGCTGACCGAGATCGGCACGCCGGACCGCATCCCCGAGTTCGTGAACAAGGCGAAGGACAAGAACGATCCCTTCCGCCTCATGGGCTTCGGCCACCGGGTCTACAAGAACTACGACCCGCGCGCCAAGATCATGCAGCAGACCTGCCACGAAGTGCTGACCGAGCTCGGCATCAAGGACGATCCGCTGCTCGACGTGGCGGTGGAACTCGAGCGCGTCGCCCTGCACGACGAGTACTTCATCGAGAAGAAGCTCTATCCGAACATCGACTTCTATTCGGGCATCACCCTGAAGGCGATGGGCTTCCCCACCACCATGTTCACCGTGCTGTTCGCCCTCGCGCGGACCGTCGGCTGGATCGGCCAGTGGAAGGAAATGATCGAGGACCCGAGCCAGCGCATCGGCCGTCCCCGCCAGCTCTACACCGGCGCCGCCCGCCGCGATTACGTGGCGATGTCCAAGCGCAAGTGA
- the mobA gene encoding molybdenum cofactor guanylyltransferase MobA has protein sequence MTALPLPPRPRIFGLILAGGLARRMGGVDKALVTFEGRPLLTHVAERLAPQVEGVLLSANGPPERFAAFGLQVLPDPLPDHPGPLAGVLAGLEDLAAEEPEVEWMVSAPVDTPRLPADLVTRLLAAGGADGPHLAHAASGGRTHPVVALWPVALRHALRAYLEAGERRVGQFLSAHAAACVPWPTEPHDPFANLNAPEDLARQTGSNSA, from the coding sequence ATGACCGCTCTCCCGCTTCCCCCTCGCCCGCGCATCTTCGGCCTCATTCTCGCCGGAGGCCTGGCCCGGCGCATGGGCGGCGTCGACAAGGCGCTGGTGACGTTCGAGGGGCGGCCGCTGCTGACCCATGTGGCGGAACGCCTCGCCCCGCAAGTGGAGGGCGTGCTGCTCTCCGCCAACGGGCCACCGGAGCGCTTCGCCGCTTTCGGCCTCCAGGTTCTGCCCGATCCCCTACCCGATCATCCGGGGCCGCTGGCCGGCGTGCTCGCGGGGCTGGAGGACCTCGCGGCCGAGGAGCCCGAAGTCGAATGGATGGTCAGTGCGCCTGTGGATACGCCGCGCCTTCCCGCCGATCTCGTGACGAGGCTCCTCGCGGCCGGCGGTGCGGATGGGCCGCATCTCGCACACGCCGCATCGGGGGGGCGCACCCATCCGGTCGTCGCGCTCTGGCCTGTCGCACTGCGTCATGCACTTCGTGCATATCTTGAGGCGGGCGAACGCCGCGTCGGGCAGTTTCTGTCAGCCCATGCAGCGGCTTGCGTGCCATGGCCGACCGAGCCGCATGACCCTTTTGCCAACCTGAATGCACCGGAGGATCTCGCCCGCCAGACTGGCAGCAATTCTGCCTGA
- a CDS encoding glycosyltransferase, whose translation MRPGLAAAAAVIAVVTAFHAAMWVSLRPEVNAPAVTDRFTSLSFAPYGRGADPDAGEATNEKQIRADVAAVAPYTRSIRTYSSTGGVELTPPIAAERGLKVTVGAWIDKNEARNEREIRNAVDLSRKNPNVEGLVVGNETIFRGEKSAAEMAELIRKVKRQTNTPVTTGEIWNVWLDHPELVSAVDYIAAHILPYWEGVPAEQVVDRSIDIYNRLRAAYPGKRIVIAEFGWPSAGYNRDASVPGELAQAQVIRTFAARAEALGIEYNIIEAFDAPWKSFEGSVGQYWGIMDAQRHLKFPLSGPITESNYTHAAVLALLLGILFSLPMLRMAPLTMSQGLALSAAANGVGAWVALVINYWLTHYVTGGNYITVTLSFLLLGPLVVVVLYRAEELASVAFGRTPRRLVENQRASVPVRFPKVSIHVPAYREPPEMLKQTIDSLARLNYPNFEAVIIVNNTPDPAMVEPVRAHCATLGDHIKFINAEKVQGFKAGALRIALEHTADDAEIIGVIDADYVVHPDWLKNLVPMFDDPTVGLVQAPQDHRDGAVSPLHEAMNAEYAGFFDIGMVQRNEEDAIVVHGTMCLIRRAAMMEAGSWSSDTICEDTDLGLSIAENGWKTHYTRVRYGWGLLPDTFEAFKKQRHRWAYGGFQIVKKHWRRFLPGNSRLTTAQRRHFLLGWVTWLGAESVGALAAILSLLFVPFVFALGIAVPAHVLTLPIIATFLVYVLHFIAMYRMRVATTPLRMLGAAFAAMAVQFTVAKAVYDGFRYKDLAFARTAKGGNWLAGAARSFPALWEAVIGGLLFTAGVAVHMQNWHTIREVDLYALALVIQSLPFLAAALIALGEGSKLNDFAAWKAFRAKLGLRTRLRAPIAE comes from the coding sequence ATGCGTCCCGGTCTCGCTGCTGCGGCGGCAGTCATTGCGGTTGTGACGGCGTTCCACGCCGCGATGTGGGTATCCTTGCGTCCCGAGGTAAACGCGCCTGCGGTTACCGATCGGTTCACGAGCCTGTCCTTCGCGCCTTATGGGCGCGGGGCGGACCCGGATGCCGGCGAGGCGACGAACGAGAAGCAGATCCGCGCCGACGTGGCGGCGGTCGCTCCTTACACACGGTCCATCCGTACCTATTCCTCCACCGGCGGCGTCGAGCTGACGCCTCCGATCGCGGCCGAGCGCGGCCTCAAGGTCACGGTGGGCGCCTGGATCGACAAGAACGAGGCGCGCAACGAGCGCGAGATCCGCAACGCGGTGGATCTTTCCCGCAAGAACCCGAACGTCGAAGGCCTCGTGGTCGGCAACGAGACCATCTTCCGCGGCGAGAAGAGCGCCGCCGAGATGGCCGAGCTGATCCGCAAGGTGAAGCGCCAGACCAACACGCCGGTCACCACCGGCGAGATCTGGAACGTGTGGCTGGATCATCCCGAGCTGGTCTCGGCGGTGGACTATATCGCCGCGCACATCCTCCCCTACTGGGAGGGCGTCCCCGCCGAACAGGTGGTGGACCGCTCCATCGACATCTACAACCGCCTGCGCGCCGCCTATCCCGGCAAGCGCATCGTCATCGCCGAGTTCGGCTGGCCGAGCGCGGGCTATAACCGCGACGCCTCGGTCCCCGGCGAGCTGGCGCAGGCGCAGGTCATCCGCACCTTCGCCGCCCGCGCCGAGGCTCTGGGCATCGAATACAACATCATCGAGGCGTTCGACGCCCCGTGGAAGTCGTTCGAGGGCTCGGTCGGCCAGTATTGGGGCATCATGGACGCCCAGCGTCACCTGAAGTTCCCGCTCTCCGGCCCGATCACGGAATCGAACTACACCCACGCCGCCGTCCTCGCGCTGCTGCTGGGCATCCTGTTCTCGCTGCCGATGCTGCGCATGGCACCGCTGACCATGTCGCAGGGCCTCGCCCTTTCGGCCGCCGCCAATGGCGTCGGCGCCTGGGTGGCGCTCGTCATCAACTACTGGCTGACCCACTATGTGACGGGCGGCAACTACATCACCGTCACGCTGAGCTTCCTCCTGCTCGGCCCGCTGGTGGTGGTGGTGCTCTATCGCGCCGAGGAACTGGCCTCCGTCGCCTTCGGCCGCACCCCGCGCCGTCTGGTGGAGAACCAGCGCGCGTCGGTCCCGGTTCGCTTCCCCAAGGTCTCCATCCACGTGCCCGCCTATCGCGAGCCGCCGGAGATGCTGAAGCAGACCATCGACAGCCTCGCCCGCCTCAACTACCCGAACTTCGAAGCGGTCATCATCGTCAACAACACCCCCGACCCCGCCATGGTGGAGCCGGTCCGGGCGCACTGCGCGACGCTCGGTGACCACATCAAGTTCATCAATGCGGAGAAGGTCCAGGGCTTCAAGGCCGGCGCCCTGCGCATCGCCCTCGAGCACACGGCGGACGATGCCGAGATCATCGGCGTCATCGACGCCGACTATGTGGTCCATCCCGACTGGCTGAAGAACCTCGTGCCCATGTTCGACGATCCCACCGTGGGTCTCGTCCAGGCGCCGCAGGACCATCGCGACGGCGCCGTGAGCCCGCTGCACGAGGCGATGAATGCCGAATATGCCGGCTTCTTCGACATCGGCATGGTCCAGCGCAACGAGGAAGACGCCATCGTGGTGCATGGCACCATGTGCCTGATCCGCCGCGCGGCGATGATGGAGGCCGGCTCCTGGTCGTCCGACACCATCTGCGAGGATACCGACCTCGGCCTTTCCATCGCCGAGAACGGCTGGAAGACGCACTACACCCGCGTGCGCTACGGCTGGGGCCTGCTGCCCGACACGTTCGAAGCCTTCAAGAAGCAGCGTCATCGCTGGGCCTATGGCGGCTTCCAGATCGTGAAGAAGCACTGGCGTCGGTTCCTGCCCGGCAACTCGCGCCTCACCACCGCCCAGCGCCGGCACTTCCTGCTCGGCTGGGTGACCTGGCTCGGCGCCGAGTCGGTCGGTGCGCTCGCCGCGATCCTGTCGCTGCTGTTCGTGCCCTTCGTCTTCGCCCTCGGCATCGCCGTGCCGGCCCACGTGCTGACGCTACCGATCATCGCCACCTTCCTGGTCTATGTGCTGCACTTCATCGCCATGTACCGGATGCGCGTTGCCACCACGCCGCTGCGCATGCTGGGTGCCGCCTTCGCGGCCATGGCGGTGCAGTTCACGGTCGCCAAGGCGGTCTATGACGGCTTCCGCTACAAGGACCTCGCCTTCGCCCGCACGGCGAAGGGTGGCAACTGGCTGGCGGGCGCCGCCCGCTCCTTCCCGGCGCTCTGGGAAGCGGTGATCGGCGGCCTGCTCTTCACGGCCGGCGTGGCGGTGCACATGCAGAACTGGCATACCATCCGCGAAGTGGACCTCTATGCCCTCGCGCTGGTGATCCAGAGCCTGCCCTTCCTCGCCGCCGCGCTCATCGCGCTGGGCGAAGGCTCGAAGCTGAACGACTTCGCCGCCTGGAAGGCCTTCCGCGCCAAGCTCGGCCTGCGCACCCGCCTGCGGGCCCCCATCGCGGAGTGA